In Drosophila pseudoobscura strain MV-25-SWS-2005 chromosome 4, UCI_Dpse_MV25, whole genome shotgun sequence, the following proteins share a genomic window:
- the spi gene encoding protein spitz, which yields MMHSTSTAIYIMGRPYYLALLLIGCLAYPACIEACSSRTVPKPRPSISSSMSGTALPPTQAPATTTTMRTTTTTPRPNITFPTYKCPETFDAWYCLNDAHCFAVKIGDLPVYSCECAIGFMGQRCEYKEIDGSYLPKRPRPMLEKASIASGAMCALVFMLFVCLAFYLRFEQRAAKKAYELEQEEDDNEYDQGDDQDQCECCRNQCCAAGDEPLVQERKLPYHMRLEHALMSFAVRRTTKL from the coding sequence ATGATGCATTCCACAAGCACCGCGATCTACATTATGGGACGACCATATTATCTGGCCTTGCTGTTGATCGGCTGCCTGGCATATCCGGCCTGCATTGAGGCCTGCTCCAGCCGCACGGTGCCCAAGCCGCGTCCTTCCATATCGTCTTCGATGTCGGGTACTGCATTGCCGCCCACTCAGGCCCCAGCAACGACAACCACCATGCGCACCACAACGACGACTCCACGGCCCAACATAACATTCCCCACGTACAAGTGTCCAGAGACTTTTGACGCCTGGTACTGCCTGAACGATGCCCATTGCTTTGCCGTGAAGATCGGGGATCTTCCTGTATACAGCTGCGAGTGCGCCATCGGATTCATGGGTCAGCGGTGCGAGTACAAGGAAATCGACGGCTCCTATCTGCCCAAGCGGCCGCGTCCCATGCTCGAGAAGGCCAGCATTGCAAGTGGTGCGATGTGTGCCCTGGTCTTTATGCTATTCGTATGCCTCGCATTCTATCTCCGATTCGAGCAGCGCGCTGCCAAGAAGGCCTacgagctggagcaggaggaggatgatAATGAGTACGATCAAGGCGATGATCAGGATCAATGCGAGTGCTGCCGCAATCAATGCTGTGCTGCCGGCGACGAGCCTCTCGTCCAGGAACGCAAGCTGCCCTATCACATGCGGCTGGAGCATGCCCTAATGTCTTTTGCCGTCCGTCGCACCACAAAACTGTGA
- the msb1l gene encoding uncharacterized protein msb1l produces MGAKASKIEGEYLPDTPTLNKLRLASFKAENVEMTTPNKENNALLDPRSPNGCRTPLNFLQSQPQAQTLRAADHPSAPTENAFSQLRKRLLRGFSLNDPRSPQLNRTPLILDEVRSLNLDDTFADLFVDTRAPARRIAETPAANIIESPYQSLSSPSAETGDVSCDSFGTPPTHHNNSSLEIVSLPYDEEETMPCTAELPATPAAVQGHYDPRSPSIGVERTPIIFCDDEEEEARETEMLEQILETLTLNLSAESSMASFASAGTDTNLEEPPKPHSSDKQPANKHLDRVRLGNKRRVAPRKPARASKTKIYMDKESSPSVASTPKTTPNATPKRTPLSCVKNRAHLRSRSVERELRKSQLPLHSFDDQLNPTEYRFNGSIGTMY; encoded by the exons ATGGGAGCCAAGGCATCAAAAATTGAGGGCGAATACTTGCCAGATACGCCAACATTGAATAAACTTCGTCTAGCCAGTTTCAAAGCCGAAAATGTTGAAATGACAACGccaaataaagaaaacaacgCATTGCTCGACCCACGCTCGCCCAATGGCTGCCGCACGCCTCTAAAT TTCCTACAGTCACAGCCGCAGGCACAGACTTTGCGGGCAGCGGACCACCCCTCGGCTCCGACCGAAAATGCCTTTTCGCAGCTGCGCAAGCGTCTGCTGAGGGGATTCTCGCTGAACGATCCCCGTTCGCCACAGTTGAATCGCACACCGCTCATACTAGATGAAGTGCGATCCCTGAACCTAGATGACACATTTGCAGATCTCTTTGTGGATACACGTGCTCCGGCCCGACGAATAGCCGAGACGCCAGCAGCAAACATCATCGAGTCGCCATATCAGAGTCTATCATCGCCGTCTGCCGAAACGGGTGATGTTTCCTGCGACAGCTTTGGCACGCCCCCGAcacaccacaacaacagctcGCTGGAAATCGTCTCCCTGCCGTATGATGAAGAAGAGACGATGCCCTGCACGGCGGAGCTGCCAGCGACGCCTGCAGCAGTGCAGGGGCACTACGATCCACGTTCGCCTAGCATTGGAGTCGAGCGCACGCCGATCATCTTCTGCGACGACGAAGAGGAAGAGGCACGCGAGACAGAGATGCTGGAACAGATCTTGGAAACCCTCACTCTCAATCTCAGTGCGGAGAGCAGCATGGCCTCGTTTGCCAGCGCCGGAACGGACACGAATCTGGAGGAGCCGCCAAAGCCACACAGCTCGGACAAGCAGCCGGCGAACAAGCATCTAGACCGAGTGCGTCTGGGCAATAAGCGACGTGTGGCTCCCCGTAAGCCGGCACGCGCCTCCAAGACCAAGATCTACATGGACAAAGAGTCGTCGCCCTCCGTTGCAAGTACACCGAAGACCACACCAAATGCCACACCGAAGCGTACACCACTGAGCTGTGTCAAGAATCGGGCTCATTTGCGCTCTCGCTCCGTGGAAAGGGAGCTGCGCAAGTCGCAATTGCCGCTGCATAGCTTCGATGATCAGCTGAATCCCACAGAGTATCGTTTCAATGGGTCCATTGGCACCATGTACTAA